The nucleotide window GGCAGGCCGTTGCCGGGGCGCAGCGACACCGTGCCATCGTAGGCGCGGTCACTGCTGAAGGTGTCCTCGCCACTGTCGAGGATGTAGTCAGCTGCTTGAGCGCTGGGCAGCAGGGCGAGGCTGATCGCGAACGTCAGCGGGGATAGTCGGAAAAGGGGATTCATAGCGACTCCAGATACTCCATTAGATGCCACGCAAGTGGCTGCCAGCCCTGAGGGCAATGGCGTTCCATATGTGCAACGGATTAACGCTGGGAGTATCGGCAAGCCCTTGCCGCGCTGAGAATAGTACGCATGTGCTAGCGGCTTGCGGAACGTGACGCTGCTCACACAGTGTGCTGTGTGGCGCACATGCGTTTCTTGCCAAATGTGTGATCTATACCGCCCAGTCTTCGTCAAGCATGCGACCCCTTACCGACGTCTGAAGGGGATTGAGCCAGGGCCTTTCATGCAAACGCTGTTGAACGAGATTCTTGAAGAAGTACGCCCCTTGATCGGCAAGGGCAAAGTGGCTGACTACATCCCTGCGCTGGCCGACGTACCGGCGCAGCAGTTGGGCATTGCGGTTTATAGCAACGATGGCAGCCATTACTGCGCAGGCGACGCAAGCGTGCCTTTTTCGGTGCAAAGTATTTCCAAGGTGTTCAGCCTGGTTCAGGCAATAGGCCACTCAGGTGAAGCCATTTGGGAGCGGCTTGGCCATGAGCCTTCAGGCCAGCCGTTCAATTCGCTGGTGCAGCTGGAGTTCGAGCGCGGGCGCCCGCGCAACCCGTTTATCAATGCGGGGGCGTTGGTGATCTGCGATATCAACCAGTCACGCTTCGCAGCACCCACGTTGTCGATGCGTGATTTTGTTCGACGGCTTTCGGGCAACCCTCACATTTCGATCGATGCCCGTGTCGCCGATTCGGAATATCAGTTCCGCGCGCGCAACGCTGCCATGGCTTACCTGATGCAGTCTTTTGGTAACTTCCATAACGAGGTCGAGCCGGTGCTGCGCAGTTACTTCAGTTACTGCGCG belongs to Pseudomonas putida NBRC 14164 and includes:
- the glsB gene encoding glutaminase B; translation: MQTLLNEILEEVRPLIGKGKVADYIPALADVPAQQLGIAVYSNDGSHYCAGDASVPFSVQSISKVFSLVQAIGHSGEAIWERLGHEPSGQPFNSLVQLEFERGRPRNPFINAGALVICDINQSRFAAPTLSMRDFVRRLSGNPHISIDARVADSEYQFRARNAAMAYLMQSFGNFHNEVEPVLRSYFSYCALQMNCLDLARAFCFLANDGFCKHSEEQILTRRQAQQVNSIMATSGLYDEAGNFAYRVGLPGKSGVGGGIVAIVPGQFTVCVWSPELNAAGNSLAGMAALELLSSRIGWSVF